In the genome of Brachypodium distachyon strain Bd21 chromosome 3, Brachypodium_distachyon_v3.0, whole genome shotgun sequence, the window ATTAGATACGAAAgcaataacaaaaaaaatattccacATAAACTGTACTTtatccgatccataataagtgtcttgcatttagtacaactttgtattaactttgtacaaaatctgagacacttattatgtattggagggagtatattaatTATGTAATTGTTGTGTAGAGGCTTGTCCATATGAAACCAAAACCTGGTACATTGTCATAGCGATTTCACTAGAAATCGCGTCAAAATAGAAGACTCTTTTGTATCACCAGCTAGATCTCTATTTATGCAACGATAGCTAGATCTTTATTCTTCCTTCCATGATGTGACTACATGGCAACTTTCTCTCTCTTATTTATCTCTCTTTTATAGTGGTGGTGTGAGATACGGTATGACTACATGACAACCTTAACTCTCTTTCTCTTATTTGTCTCTCTTTTACAGTGGTGGTGTGAGATACGGTGTGACTACATAACAACCTTAATTTCTAATTTTTCCTCCAGCTTTTTGCACGTGGTAGGGAGTACTTGTTAATTGTAGCATAGATAAGTATTGACTGTATTGATGTGATGCAtggtggaaaaaaaatatctttgtATCTCACAACCACGTGCAAAAAGCTGGAAGGAGAACTAATTGGGGACTAATTTTAcagggttttttttaaaaaaaacggcgtcaattaattggagacagagtgagattaaaaaaaaaaggatgaacATGCTACCACGAGGTGAGATACGTACCCTTGGCAGTGTAAACCTATTCGGGATGAACTGTGCAGCGCGCACGTACGAGTCACGTTTAGATCCTATTCCTAGTACTTAGCGGATTCCCGAGGACACGTACCAACCCCGTGTCATTGCCGAACTCATCGATCCAACGATGATCACCGAATCAAACCCATGGACGACCGAGCTAGTTATATAACATCATGAACTCGTACCGGTCAATAATTAATCGATCAACGCCCTTCATATATCCTACAACCGCGCCCAACTACAAGGCCGATCGATCGACAAGAAGAGATCGAGAGCCGGGACCGAGAGACCGTACAATCGAAGGCGTACGTGTCGCCATGGGGGCTCGAGACTTGGACGACGACGGCATCGACCTGGAGGCGATGTTCTGGAACTCCCTGCCGGCGCTCCTGGGCGCCCTGGCCGCGCTCGCGATCTTGGTGCCCCTGCTCTACTGGCCCCTGATGTGGTCCGTGGACGAGGGCAAGTTCCCGGAGTACACCGTCGCCGTGGCCGGCTTCTCGGGCCTCGACATCCCCGCGGACCCGGCCCACGGCGGCGCCCTAATAAGCCCGACCTTCGACCTCACGGTCCGCATCCGGGAGCCCCGGCGGTACAGCGCCGCGTGCGTGGAGCGCGGCACCACGGCGTCCGTGTCCTACGCGGGCGTCGCGCTGGCGGGCGTCGCGCTGGCGGGCGGGCCCGTCCCGGAGTTCTGCGCGCGGAAGGAGAACACCACGGAGGCGAGCCACGTCATGGCTTGGGGCCAGGCGGTGGCCGTGCCGGAGTTCGCCGTGGCTCGGCTCGCCCAGGAGCTGTCGCGCGGGGACGCCGCCGTGGACGTGACGATCAAGGCGCCCGCCAGGCTCTGCCGTCACTCGTATAGCTGCGAGCAGGAGGTCGTGGATTGCAGGGTCGCTctgggccgcggcggcgaggggtcCTTTTCGGCGCCGTGCAGGGTGAGCATCCTCCGGGTGCCGACCTTGCCCGACGACATGGGGCAGCCGGGGAGGAAGGTTTTGATGCCGCGGGGTGATCTTGCCGGTGAGGGTGGCGAGCGGGTCACCAGTTAGCGGTGCACCAGGATGGATTGGTAGCTAGATACGGGTTTTGGGTTCTTTGTACGCGTAGATTTTGTTGACTGGTTAAGTAGCCTGGAATTAATCTTGTTACAGTAGCATCCTGGAGTTTTGTTCTTTGTCATGGTTTTAATTGTGCAGTTTTGTACTGATATATTGCCATTAAAATTTAACTTTGTTCGAGTATCTGGCAGTCTCTGTTAGTTAAGTTTCAGACTGATATATTTAAAATTTTACTCCGTAGTTTACTTTATACTGATATTTTACAGTTTTAGTGTAACTTTGTTCAAGTATCTGGCAATCTCTGCTAATCTAGTACTCCATCtgaatttttgactcaaatttgcacaaatatgaatgtatttattattaaaaagcatctagatacatgtaatatttcgacaacaatttaggatcaaagGAGTAGTACCAGTTCATGAAATACAGACCAGTGCAACATTGATTGGCGATCAATAGATACGTTCTTGATCTGAAGAGTTGCACTTTGCAAAGCCTATATGGAAAATAGTGGGGTTTAGTGAAGAGTAAGTTGAACTTTCCAAAGCCTAGTATGGTcttttttatgcaaaatagtgGGGTTTAGCTTTCATGGCATATGACAATGACATGAAGGAGAATAACCTAAGTCAGAGCTTTGTGAAAATAGAGCAAATCAGGTGTTAAAAAGTATGCTTTCATACCCCATTTCTGTCTAGGAGCGAAATATGCATAGCCATTAGCCAGTATCACGTTGTATAAGccgtaagaaaaaaaagtatacaTATGCAGGTCATCTGGAAGCCTGCGTAAACATCCCACAGGCAACAGAACAAAACTTCATCAACAGAATCTAACAAGACTCAGCAGGTTCCATCCAACGAAACAATAGGCAAGAACGCTGCGATGCAAGAAACTGACAAATAGCGAGTCAAAACAAGAGCTCGATCCATGGAATTGCATTGCACCCCCACAAAATCAAAAATTCCCCTTACTTGGGCACCCAGACCAGACCATTATCTACATTACCAAATACCAAAAAGAAAGAGTTCATCAACAAAGAAACTTAGTGACAAACTGAACTACCTACCAACACCCCTCTCCCCCCTTGTCCCTTGAAGCCTTTATAGCATTTCTCCAGCCTCCCTGCTACTTACTTTCCAAACCTTATTCCTTGATACCATAGGAGTATATACCCCCCACAATGTATTTATCACACCCCCATCACTTTCTCCAGTATACCCCAAGAACATATTTACCTCCAAGCCCACATCACCATCTCCGGTATACCACCACCATGACctgaacaaagaaaaacaaaagatggATACTAAACTACCACATGTTGACCTACTAACCAATGACCACAATGTCATTCTGGCACCATCATCCATGTGCTTGCTTCACAAGATAACGGTGAGCTGACTTCTACCTTGGCTGGGGTTTCTGCATGAATGATCTGGTTGGTACGATGATCTGCGGCCTTGGGGCCTGAGGTGAAGGGCAGTGGTTCTGTGAGCGTTGCAGCATCTGAACCATAGATGGTGTTTGATATGAGTACACAATTGTACTGCTGCCTGTGGAGTCACCTCGTGTTGTGGCTCTCTGCCAAGAATGCGAGCTCAGTCCAGACAGCAGATATGCCCTCCCTGAAGCCTCGTAACGTTGCCGGTTAGCCATCCTCTCCTGCATCTCCCTCAGCTCTGCATCAAGGGCCATGCATAAACGGTCCCCATTCTTGCTTGAATAGGACTCCGACAATATCCTTCGGCACTCCTCAAGAATAGCCACTGCATCAGAAAGGACACCTCTCTCAGCAGCAGCCCTAGCAGCCTCAATAGAATCGGCGGCACGGACTCGGTTCCTCTCACGATCAACCTCCATGCAAACAGGTTCAGATGTGGGTGATTTTGGCCTCAGGATCTTCACCTCGTCGCCTTGGACCTTGATACCTTCATTTGTCACCGGATCTCTATAGGACAATGCAACCTTCAAAAGTGTGATCTGTTCTCGGGACTGTGGGAAGCTCATGGAAAGCAAGAAGTCCCTCTCCTCATCAGCATAAAGATGTCCAACATCAATTGACCCATTTCGCCCATCTCCAGCCACCTTACTCAAGTAACTACCAGATTTGATGGAACGAAGCTTAACACCAGTATGCGCACACTCCACAGTTAACCGCATATCCTGAACAACAACACTAAGAAGTCCACCAATACACTGAGCAAACGCATCCTGAATCACACCTTCATCCTCAATAAAGGAAAATGTTCCACCAGAAGCCTCGGCAATTGTGTGCAAAGCATCTGAATCATGGTCTGCTCCAAACCCGAACCCATGGACAGGCACTATGCCTACCGTGTGGTTTAGAATGGAAGAAGGAACAAGTGACCTATAATCAGGCCGAGTTCCTCTAACGTTTGaggaaatattatatgtatcttgACCATCTGACAACAGAATAATGCTGCATACTGAATTCTTATAACTGCGATCCTCGATGACCTTAGCAGCTTTCTTAAGGGCATCAGCAATGTTCGtgccaccaccagcaccaagCGAGTTGACAGCCTGCAAGGCCTGCTGCCGCCCTGAGTGTGACATCCGCCGGAGATGGAACAACCTTCTGGCAGTAGAAGAGAAAGCAATGACTGAAAGGCGGTCAGATGGACCAAGATGTTGAATAACAAAACCCATGGCTCGCTTCAATAGTGCCAATTTGGTTCCTGCCATACTGCCGCTAACATCAAGCACGGTAACAAGATCAACAGGAGCACGAGATGTAGGGTACCCAACTGAGGTTGCATTAACCATTCTGCTTGTGACCTTCTCTGGGTTACCACATGGGGCCTTCAGATGGATCAGAACAGCAAAATCATCTGGAGATGATGACTGTGGAATGGCTGAGAACTCCGGATATGCCTTCATTTCCACAGTTCTACTAGATCTAACATCACAACTGTGAGGAGCCTCCATCTGCTGCAAAGGTTCATCATCGTTGAACTCTACTGGCTCACAAGTATGCAACGCAGCAGTTTCCCGCTGGCGGTTTGGAACCTGGCGGAGAAGAGCCATGTAGGCATCTTGTTGGGGCAATCGAGCTTGGTTCACGTTCAACCCACTTCTTCCACAAGGAATGATAGAAGATAGCGAGCGATTAAACGGGATCTCCTTCCACTTGGCACGACAAACTGGGCATACATAATTTCCATGCTTTACACTGGAGGAGATGCAGTGAAAATGGAACATGTGAGAACATTCAGCAGTGAAGAGGGCTTGTCCATGACCTGGCTTCATGGAATCGAAGCATATCGCGCAAGTTTTCTGTTGGCACAAAAAATAGAAGATTATTACTTTAATCATATGCCATCAAAATTTATCCCTTAGCAACAGTCAAAGAAAAGTAACATAGCAAATGTTAACAGTTATGGAGACATAAGCTCAGAAAAGTAAAACATTGTTTGAAAAATTGTACCCTTTTGAGAAAAGACAACATTACAAATCTACACTATCCATCTTTCATATCCCATCCATGTCAGACAATACAGCATAGTTAAATGGATTGTCAAGTTCAAGttcatattttatttgtttgtcaGATAAAAGAATTATGTACTCAATCTGATGTATTATGGGTACAACTCTAACTTTATATGCTAAAAAAAGACTCAATAACACCGCACTTGAAAAGTGTTGGTGAAATTTTCAATCATTTGTCAACCCAGCGGCACATATCAATTCTAATTCAACAGCCTTTGTCCAGCAAGACCGGCACCTTAAAAACCTATATAGGTCCTTATCTACATTTATAAATTGCATCACATGTGCTTATTTTATCTATTATATAGTTATTCGTCTGCCGTTCTACCTGACCATACTCATCATGTTAAAGAGTTGAATGTTTACAAGCAATGTGCTGACAATTCAACATTCTAAATGGCAAGAGACATTCATTCTAAAGCTTCCAAATTTATAAGGAGCCAATAGGTAACAAATGCTGACAAGTAGGGGTTTAATTTGCGAGTTTGACAAAACCACAATCTAAGTCATCCTCAATGAAAGAACCTATGTAAAGATATAAACCGTTATTGGTTTTGAACAAATCATAAAATGGCAAAAGTAAGATATGGGTTGACCAATACCTACCACAAATGTCAGAGTCAAACAAAATTGCTGATAAACATCCATACATCACTATGCTAAAGCAAGTCCTGGTTGTTTTTCTCGAACTGTGTCCACACCACAAAAACTAATCGAATGAGCACCTTGGTGTTATAGTTTTCCAGATGGCATGGTTTGCTAAGTCTTAAACATATGTAGTTAGAAAGACATTGACTCAGGCATCACCATATGCCACAATTAGAGGTGCTACCTTCACAAATAAAACTGAACTTTCTGCCAATAAAATTCAACAGCACACAGGTACGGGATTTGAAAGCATTATCGATTTAGTAATACAGGCATCACAAGAAACACAGGCCTCAAAAGAAATGATTTTGGGACCGCGATCACAAGAAATAAGCAATCTAGTGTTTCTTATCTTAAAAGCTTAGTCTTTACTTCTGACCAGAGCAAGCAAAATAAGAACTGTCAAGCAAATAAAAGTCAACCCTATTGAGGAGATCCCCGTGAAGTTGCTGGTCAATTATGCACACTTACCTACACAATATGTCACCAAGTAGGCGTGCTACTAAGCAATAAAGTGTGAACCCATCTATAAAGGCATCACTGCACCGTCGTCACCacacgaaaaaaaaatagccaaTACACAAAAAAATCAGAACTTGGAACATTCAAAGAAATCACGCGGTTGCCATGAGTACTTACAAgatactacctccgatcctaaattcttgactcaagtttgcccaaatatggatgtatctattctcaaaaagcgtctagatacatgtaatatttcgacaacaatttaggattggagggagtaataaatatAATATACCAATAAACTTTAATAGAAGGCTGGTCAATGGGCATTCCTGGTAATGGATAACAGCTCAAGGTGGAAGATTTGCCTTTAGCAAATTAAGAAACTAGATGCTAAGATGATACACGTGACCATGTGGAAATTGTTGACCAAAGAGGCCCACTTTCCCTTTCAGGGAGGAACAAGTAGAGACAGTAGAAAAGAAGCTTACGTTAAGCTATATGCATCGCACAGACGAAGAGTAACTGGAATTGATACCTAGACAAAACTAGCACATTGATCGCGGTCCCAAAATCAGAACACTCTCTGGGAACATAGATACAAGAGAGGAGACAAATTGCGAACTTTTGCATTGCACTTTGGTATAAATGTAAATTCACTGAAGAAACAGCAcgaaaagaaatgcaaaaacTGGGTGGTACAGAAGATGACAGAGAGAATAGCATCAGTTTGCCAATGACATGCGCACATTTTCGTTCGAGGATATTCCAATCGAATAAAGTTGAAAAGAACTAGTTTGACAGAATCATCAAATATGCTGATaaaacccttttttttctgaaaaactCGCTGTCCCATATTTCCTCACAATCAGGGGGAAACAGCATTAGATTATTTCTACTGCAGAAAAAATGAATGGCAAATCCAAACTAGTAGAGGTGGAGCTCAAGACAAAACATGGTAGCATAAAAAATTCCGATACATACAAAAATGGTGGACACATGGCAAGATGAAGCAAAACGAAACGCCCATCActccaacaaaaaaattctgacAAAGAACCACATCTGGACAATCTTTCACCAGTGAAACCACATTGCTGCATTCAGCACCAAGCCCCGACCAAGAATCCCAAGGGGAAACCTCCACATCCGCAGCATTTCGCATCTAGCTTCCACAGCTCCCCCGCACGCCAACCAAATCTTAACTCATAATGACGTGAGTAACTTGCCCGGAAAGAGGGAGATAGAGGCGAGGGGAGGGGATGGGGGGAGAAATGCCTCACCTTGGATGACTTGGCCCCCGACTTGCATCTCCGGAGCGCGCCGGCCTCCGCCTGCACCGGGGTGTTGGGCGCCGACgtgtgcgccgccgccaacgccacGTAGTCCTGAGAGAACGCATCAGATGCGCGCCGCTCACTGGCGCCATCCTCCCGGtcaccggcgacggcgggaaGGTGCGCGCAGAGGCCGACGCCCAACGCTTTCTTGGCCTTTTTCCACATCCCCTCCATAAGCTAGAACCGGCACTCGCAGATTCGCCTCTTCAAAGCTCTCACGCAATACACTGCTATTGTAAGAGTATTGTATTTGTACCTTCCCTTCTCTCTGGCTGGCCTGCGACTACGACGAGAGGAAAAGTGGGAGGAATGGAAGGTCGTTTTGAAGGGGAGAGGGAGACGCCATTGGAGAGCGAGCGGTGCGTTGCGGCGGTGGTGTGTGTGCGGCTTTTGGTTTGACCTCTGCGTGGAGAGAGACAGGCCAGGAGACACGAGACAGAGACAGCCAGCCAGGCAGGCAAGCGCACAGGAGGAGACTGATAatggtggaggagaggaggagggtggGCGTTTTGACTATGGTGCGAGAAACGAAAAAATGGGAGCGGTTTGCGGTGAAGCCCGGGCAGGTTTTGGCTGTTTTTATTATACGGGGGGTGGTTTTAGTCACCGGTTGGTGGGCGCCATAACTTCTGGCTGGCAACTGGTCCATGCCCATTTCCAATTTTTTAAGGCTCTCCCACCAAAGAATCTCTCAACTCAAAGGCTGAAGTGACCAATTTCATCCACGTGTTTCAAAGTGTCCAATTTCCCTCGTGTTTCGAGTACCATTTCTTcgtgcatttttttctctctttttcaaaAGGATGACAAGAGTATACCTTGGCGCTCCTCAATTTTATCCTGACAGACAAACTCGAGTAGACAAGATCATCTCGATGACAAAGCGTTGCCATCCAACGAGCATCGCCTTCACGAGGACCACACCTTCTCCCAAACATGAAGCACCACCAAAACGAGTGGAGGCAGGGAGACCTTATTCCATGTCAACTGCATCGTCATCGTCTCGGCGCCGCCGATCCTTGACATGAAGATCTATCAAAATCTTTAGACGACAAAAACTATAGGTCCCACCGGTAGATCTGGGCCTtctcggggggggggggggggggcgaagGTGGAACCCTAAATCAGTTTCCTATGGAGGAGAGGCGGCTTGACATCAGAGTTCTTCAGGCTATTTCAACACCTAGGTTGTATTTTTTCATGGGGATTTTGGAACCGAACCTTGTACTACACCTGTGAGGCGGTGACTAAGTATTTATACATATCTGGTACTCCCTCCACTTTTTAATATAAAGCGTACAAAGTTTAGCACGAATATTAGCACGACGAACTGAGATGCACCCCGCGTAGCAGAGGTCGGGCGCACGCATTTTCTCCTGCTTGGCAACTGCCTTTGACCAACAGAAGAGATCCGCATGCAGCTTTGAAAGAGACAAATCGCACCATTCAATACTCAACAGTAGTGAATCGAACGCATGCATACAACTGCCAGCTGGTGCGGTTTTTCAGCTCGTGTTGGGCGCGTGGACAGGTAAGACAGTGCGCGCCTTATATTTCGCAAAACGGCTGAAAATTTTACACACcctacataaaaaaaatggaggga includes:
- the LOC100832360 gene encoding uncharacterized protein LOC100832360, with amino-acid sequence MEGMWKKAKKALGVGLCAHLPAVAGDREDGASERRASDAFSQDYVALAAAHTSAPNTPVQAEAGALRRCKSGAKSSKKTCAICFDSMKPGHGQALFTAECSHMFHFHCISSSVKHGNYVCPVCRAKWKEIPFNRSLSSIIPCGRSGLNVNQARLPQQDAYMALLRQVPNRQRETAALHTCEPVEFNDDEPLQQMEAPHSCDVRSSRTVEMKAYPEFSAIPQSSSPDDFAVLIHLKAPCGNPEKVTSRMVNATSVGYPTSRAPVDLVTVLDVSGSMAGTKLALLKRAMGFVIQHLGPSDRLSVIAFSSTARRLFHLRRMSHSGRQQALQAVNSLGAGGGTNIADALKKAAKVIEDRSYKNSVCSIILLSDGQDTYNISSNVRGTRPDYRSLVPSSILNHTVGIVPVHGFGFGADHDSDALHTIAEASGGTFSFIEDEGVIQDAFAQCIGGLLSVVVQDMRLTVECAHTGVKLRSIKSGSYLSKVAGDGRNGSIDVGHLYADEERDFLLSMSFPQSREQITLLKVALSYRDPVTNEGIKVQGDEVKILRPKSPTSEPVCMEVDRERNRVRAADSIEAARAAAERGVLSDAVAILEECRRILSESYSSKNGDRLCMALDAELREMQERMANRQRYEASGRAYLLSGLSSHSWQRATTRGDSTGSSTIVYSYQTPSMVQMLQRSQNHCPSPQAPRPQIIVPTRSFMQKPQPR